CTCTGCCTCATTCGAATCTAATTAAAGCAAAATgtgatttgaatcaaaatttcTTTGAGTCGAATCCTAAGGTACACGTGACTCAAATCATGGCCTTTTCCCTTATTTCCAACCTTTGATTCAATTTGATTATTtctttgattcaaatcataaCCTTATGATTTGATGATAAAAAAACAtttgttttagatattttatacAAAAGCATTCCAAGAGTGTATGTCGCACTCTTGCACCATTGTTCGTCTTTCTCCTTTTTGTCAATTAGAACATGTGTCACCCTTGAGGGAAAAACTCAAAAAAGTACGAGGAATAACATCTCTTGAATCATTGTTATGTTCTTGTTGAAGAACAAGAACCCTAGAGAAAGTGAAGGGATTGATAAATCATGTGAAGGAATTTGTCATTCTTATAACAACACCCAAGAACCtaaaaaaacccatttttttgCTAAGAACCTTGAGAGAATCTAGAGTGTGTTCTTCATTCATCAACATTTAAATCTTTTTTGATACATTGTGATCAACCTTTTAGATTAATGCAGATCTCTTGAGTTTTAGCTGTGTGTGTGAGATTCTTCAGATATTAttcttctttttcaatttttgtcAAGAACCATTATTATTGACCTTTAACTTTAAATATTGAGTATGAGACATAGATCAAGGGTACATTAGGGAATCTGATGTTTTTCTTTGAAGTTATGTTTTTGTGTATCAGGTGGAAGAATCTTTTATTGGATATGGATTTTGGTTGTGTGTTGTTCATAAAGAGATAAAACTCTCTTTATACAACATTGAATACTTTGGTGAAACAACGTGAAAGTTTTTGCAGAGTAAAGTTGGGAGTTATCCAATTAATCGAGGCTAATTGTAATCGTTCAGAAAAATCTTCGTATTATTGGacaaagaaattttttagatAGGAAATTTGGAGCAGGTTATTTTGGATAACAATATTATTGTATCAATATCCTTGAGGATTTTGTATGTAGCAGTTGAGTATCTTCATCAACAGAAGGAATTGTCATCAGTTTTGTGTCTAAGCTAATGCAGTGTAGGTATTAACATTCAGATTGATGATAGTTTGTTGTATAAAAATACTTGTATATTAACTCTTGAAAATAATTAAAGACATGATTATTTTCCCAATTATTTCAAACCATTGAATGGTGGAGTGGGCATAGCGAGGTCAGTATTCAAACCACTATATATCTTTGTGTACTCTCTCTGTTCCCTAtctctctttaattttttttcattcatcAAGTAGAATTTAAATCATAGAATAACGTGTATGTCATTTAGGTTATATCATGCTTGTAGTGATTTATGGTATAAGTATAGGTCTATGTTACATCAAACCTATAGAGTCATGCTTAAGTTAATTGTGTTAAACAACATGTCTATGTAGTGATGGTAATTATAACACTCTAATTTACCTCGacgaataataataaaatcagagtgcaaagTTTCATTCAAAGTATTCATCACAAAACTAAGATGtcaaattctttaaaaaaaacataaacatttgCTCGCAATTATTAACTGATACATAACACATTTAAGTCGGATGAACCGATCAAAACAACATAATCTTCAAAACATCTTTTATTACGCAGCGGAAAATATTCATAATTTGATTGAAAACCAACATGATAACTTAATTCAACAATTGCCAACATCAATATTTGAGAAGGCCTTAACAGTTATTCAAAATCcaacaaagaaaacaaataagCGTTCATCCCCCTAgagttacgtatcagagcgacgacGCCAACTCGAACTAACTGAAGGTAAACATCCCTCACTCCTGATCACATGCACATCACCAAcataagggtaacattcaaacagaagggtgaaatatcataacaatataaagaaacgtatgataataagtatatgaagaataaaatcatacacatttcACCAacttcacaaaatcatcatcatcatcatcatcatcatcatccatcaaTAAGTAATATACAAGTATTCAACAACAAACAACTCATCATCACGTCATTAGTTAtaatatgtgtcataccccaaaatttgcccactcaagatcatttgaatatcaaagtctcaaATGAGTAGATGCTCTCCTAATCAACTACccttcaaactagggttttgttcttctcaaagaaaagtcaacttctgacacctcaagtggacttcgtGGATTCTTATATGTTTCAAAGAGATCccataccaagtttcaagcctcgattcaaaagattgctcattcaatggcccgaacgaccaataatcgactggttaacctaaaagtcaaactatggtcaaaccacagtcaaaactcccgatTCTAGGGAAACGTTAACATTTctatgttatattcatcatttgatcaaaatttgaccatgattcatcaagaaaaaggtccaaaatcatcaaaggaaaaggttactaaattagggttttaaagggAAAGTCAACGGAAATTTGACcgatcataactctcacatggttcatcaaaaattgcccaaccaaagcctattctcaaggaaatttcatttttctacaactttgatgttgggtctaaagtcaagaaatgcaccagttGGATGATACAGGCCAAAACATGACAGGTCCTCTTAGGgactcgcaaaaagcagttttctcgcacAAGCCATATCGTCAAGATAAAACCTCCAAATGagaaaaagtttccaaagtagcttgtagaggacatcataagctttccaaaaagtcctagaacaccttcatacgataaaaattggATGATTTATGATCGATGCAAGTTGGACAAAGTTTGAGAAATGCATAAAACCACAATtgagaaattttgttttttttttagcaaTGGGCCTATACTTCATTGTTGACCACGAAATTGCATCTTCATAAGAGGCCCATGGattaattttcatttattttatggatttattctattaattttgtaatttattaatttaaattcaattttaaaagaaataaaatcataatttaatggtAAAGAGATCATGTGTGTCATTTCCAAATATTTAAGGACCCCACATGTGTGCAAAAGTCGTGTGAAAATATGAAAGGAAGGTTTGAGACAAAATCTTGAAGTTTTGGaaagttttcaaaaaatgttttggaAAGAAATCATGACATTTCCACACTTTGATGACAATGATTCTTTCCATTTTGTTTCAACCCTAAATTTGGTCCATATATAATCACAAATCATGCAGCCACAAGACAAGAGAGGGTAGCCGCTCAAGCATCgttcaaaaactccaaaaattataaaaaaaggcATTATTTTCGTTTTCAGATTCCCGGCCATTATCAGTTCCAACCAAGCATTCCAATCTCTTCCTGGATTAATTTAGAGTAAGTTTGGGGCGATGCATGATTCCCATATTGCATAGACACTATAATCATGCTTgttcatattattttttctttttattttcgttttccaTATTTCAATAAGTTTTAATTTGGTTCGATGCTTTTAATGTGTTTATGGTGACATGTAGAACAGGTTTAACGTATAATACGAAAGCTTTGAGCCTTGTATGGAGAAACACCATGGTTAGGGCTTTAAGCTAGGGCGTTTTCGTGCACCATGTTATAGACCGTTTCCGGCCCAAACGACCCCACCAATGGATTCGTAAGGGTCGAATTAGGGGAGTAGGATCCTTTTTATtcgtttaattgtgttattttgcAGGTTTGTAAATGTCCAGGAATTGCTACAAAAATATATTTGCAGGGCTGTAGTTAAATGGTAGCAAATCCGCAGCTATTTACTTGCAGAACAAAggcattggagaagatgatgacatGGCAAGCTTGGTCTCTCCTTTGACCGCATGCGCCGTATTGTGATTGGCCAGTCAAAACTTCTCCCATCTCTCTCCAGCGCTGATTCGTTCGTTCCAATAAATGGGGCCCAGCGTTTGACTATCAATTTGAAAGACCATTGGACACACGTTTTGAACTTATACGTTTTTGTTTGACAGATTAACAAAGCAATGAACACAGCACAGGTGGTCAGTGCGTTTTGCCAATTACCCCCAGATCCTGGGTTCGATCCACAGCATGaccaatttttctttttttctttttcatatgctttcttttacaaattGATAAGTAGTAATTAGGTTTATATAATTTAGtggtaaattaaaataattagctTCTAACCATTaggattaatttattaatattggaATTAGGACTAACAttaaattttagtttaattaatcaaactttttatttatttattaatttaacttaatataattaagatataaattaattaggttttaactagtttaattacattaaaataaaaataattagtttctagtttttctttttattttattttaactttagatataattttaatttatgatttaatcaaacaattttaatttagtttaatttgctAATTAACCATCaaatcattttaataattttcgatttcttctctcatctcaaaatcccgtgtatggcgcatgtttgatttaacttatttattttattcaagatATTAGAATGTACATAGGTGAAAAAATGTAAAAATCATAGTGAATATCTTTATGTTTCTGCACTTTATTTTCTGTATATAtttaactgctagatgtatgcttaggattgtatgaaAAGACTAAATAATTGAACGTTAGCTCACCTAATTCAATATAACATAACTGAATTCaactcacgtgattgatgcactcactcacccttagggtacgcccctctttggttgccttcgattataaggtcgtgtccctcgaaatgtagaggtacccattagcaaaggtccctcgatataaaatcgtcactaagtccctcgatgaccctcgattgttgcctacgaaaaagtgacgatcgtcccttcgaaattgctaagggtacctctatcatgttgccttcaacgacctcgatgacccttcgatgacccgcacgtccaatataacaaggatttcctacttctatatagtatggataatcctgggaatcataaaaattacataaaaagaccaatcaattagggtagtgctcttaaactgcctagctcaataaaaacatctttttcaatactatttcaaaagactaaggctacgcatttacgctaaagtccttatgctcctttcaaaacaaacaaacaaacatgagctaagcaagttaagagcccgtagataactacggatgaaaagggtgcttacaccttcccttttcataacttaccccccgagcccgctttctttcaaaagggtctttttctgtactttttgcccttcctaacattggacaaaataaaagtcggtggcgactcttgctcaccgcaacattggttgcattataaaaataaaagtcagttcaccgagttacagaactggcgactctgctggggactaataaaaagaggggtttaccttagggcttagttcattgtaaatgttttcaattgtttgtttgtatgctttattcttaaAGTTTGTTTGGGATTattctgtgtgaaagatcctaacccggatctgagtaccttaggaaaatggcatgagatcaaggagactgcacagcgtatactgatgtggttgatctgatggccatcgttagtgtgacacattggtgtgtcctggtgttccttgggatccgactcgaggaaatgcttggctaccgcgtggtgtcattaagcactaatttgcctttagaaccttagttgaactaaactttggccttttagaaagtagcgagatggctggctttagttccgactgaagttggttgatactcgaagctacactcatatggactggactttcgggaccttttcggttggtgattcgatcgccgaactgagataagcgccttcgagaaaggtcaatgatatgagctccctagaacccgatcttttataggacaggttgagccaactaaacttcagggggagggtatgtACCTAataaacctcatgcaagccttaaaCCTAAGgttcttgtgtgacttgtttgtgtttgttatctacttgacatcatgacatcatatgcATATCATTTCACTAACTTTTTCAAGGACCGAGGAAtttatctttgtttttttttgtagggGCCATGGAAACCAGAAATACTATCCGAGTCAACTTTGTGAAAGTACCTTCCGAGCTGAAAGAATTGGTATCAAAGGTTCCTGGAAATTCTCGTTTCAGTGAAAGGCACGGTCATCTACTCGATTTGGTTACCTCAGGTTTTGAAGAAGAGATGATGAGTGTGTTGTTTCAGTTCTTCGACCCCGAGCATCATTGCTTCACGTTCCccgattatcagttggtacccaCTATGGAAGAATTTTCTGAGACGCTTCAGATCCCTATTGGAAATCAACTACCATTCACTGGTTTAGAGAAGAGTCCGAAGCCTGAAGCTATTGCCGCTGCTTTACACCTGAGGAAGTCTGAAATTGAGAAAAATTGGGAAACGAGAAGTGGGGTCGAGGGTTtccttgctaagttcttaattgATAAGGCACGATCATTCTCAAAATCCATGAGTTATCATGCTTTCGAAGACATTTTGGCTTTGCTCATCTATGGCTTGGTGTTGTTTCCAAATCCTGACCAGTTCATAGACGTGCATGCCATCAAGATATTTTTGACTCacaatcctgtgcctactttgcttggagatattctacactCACTTCACACCCGTACGATGAAGAAGCGGGGAACTCTCATGTGTTGTATACCTTTGCTgtctaggtggtttatttcgcaccttcctcGATCTGTAATGAGGAATGACCAAGGCCAGAAGTGGCATCGGAGAATAATGTCGCTTTCTCACTCTGATATTCGCTGGTGTTCTCTGTCCAAGGAAAATGTTGTTATTATTGATCGTTGCGGGCGGTACCCTAATGTGCCCCTCCTTGGCATAAGGGGAGGTATTACCTATAATCCCTCGTTGGCCTTACGCCAGTTCGGCTATGCTCGAAGAGATGGTATTCACCACATGCTTATACAAGGCATTGTGTTCAACTATGAGGAGGATCCTCAAGGCCATCGTCAGAAATTTATACGTGCTTGGGACATGGTAAATAGGATTGACAGCAAGAGCTTGGGGCAAAAGAATTCCATTCCTTTGGAggcttacctcagatgggtgcgcactcgcgctcaacgttttgtcatgccatatccACATGTCAGACCTGTGATTGTGGAGCCcgagtatgaagaagatgttccTCAGGTTATTTCTCATCCCGACATGCCCACTGATATTGAGGAACTGAAGAGGTCTTGGATCCAATTgaaggaagaaagagacacctttgaagctcaattccgcgccaaagagaagaaagtattagagctcacaaaGCAACTTCAGGATGAGCAGAGTATTAACACATTCCTCGGGGCAAAGCGacagcgtccatgggagacttgaagaccctttttttctttttatgcttttattttgCTATTTCAGTTTTTTTCCTTGTAAAgcctaaaaatggcaaacaattttatgttttttttaacattattaATGAGAGTTTCTTTCTTGTTGGTTTAAGCAAATTTAAATTTCGAggtccttgaaagcattgcataaaCATAAgcataccattcataaacattgcataacaggtttctctaACAAGACACTCAtattctcgctgtttatttcagctgAGAAAATGAATCCTCTCGagcaatcagttaaggatctgcAAGCAcagaatgctgagttccaagcccTGATCTTGAGTCTGGCGAAAGGGCAGGAAGAGCTGAAGACCCTCCTTACTAAGAGTGAGAAGAAGACTAAGAAGCCTGTGGGCGTTttcaacatgggaagaagatttcgaggccctctcaaaaaggtcaAAGAAGTCGATATCCCAGAAGAGACTGAACAAGATGACAATGTTAGTGGTAAGGCTGATCAGAAGAGCAATGGTTCTGTCAAGCAAGATGAAGACGAAGAAGAGTACTATGATGATGAAGAGTATCCAGAAGATAAGTACAGACAGTTGGAGGAACGAATGAAGGCTGTAGAAACCCAGAAGATCCCAGGGTTAGACTTTGAGGAACTAGGGCTCATCTCAGGAGTTGtgattcctccaaagttcaaaactcCGATCTTTGcgaagtatgatggagtctcttgtccgaAACTGCACCTaaaatcatatgtgaggaagatccaacctcacACCGCTGACAAGATGTTGTGGATCCACTTGTTCCAAGAGAGTTTGAcaggaactcaactcgaatggtactatcagctaGAGGGTACCAATATTCGTACTTGGGAGGACTTGGCTGTTGCTTTCTATacgcaataccaatataattctgaTCTCGCACCGACTCGTACACAACTGCAGAGCATGTCCATGGGtccgaaagaaagtttcaaggagtatgctcaaaaatggagagacttggctggtAGAGTCCAACCTTCTCTAACGGACAGGGAgctggtagatatgttcatgggTACTTTGACTGGTCCATTTTATAgttatttgctgggaagctcatcagcTGGTTTTACTGACTTGATATTGACTGGGGAGCGGGTTGAAAGTGGCATCCGAAGTGggaaaattcaggtggctacctCTTCTGGTGTTACGAAGAAGCCTTATAGTGGGAAGACTGAAGCTAATGCTGTGCACAGCCAGAGGGGTCGCAACAGAAATGATAGTAGCCATTCTGTTGGAGCTGTCTTAATCTCTACACCAACACCTCGACAAGAACAACAACAGGGATACCAGCGTAGGCAGGATGCGCCCAGGAggaaatttacaaaaataaacaTGCCACTATCCCAAGCATTACAATATCTGTTAAAGGCGGGCTTGATCACTGTGAGGGACCCTCCGAAGACCACTAATACTGCCTCTCCTGGTTATAACCCCAATGCGAAGTGTGCCTACCATTCTGATAGCCCAGGACATGACGCGAACAGTTGTTGGGCTCTgaaaaataagattcaagatatgatagatgctggagaaatcgAGTTTGACCCTCCAGAGACTCCCAATGTTATTACCGCTCctatgccgaagcatgacaaaGCTGTCAATGCTGTTGACCAAGAATCCTATGTTACTAATGTGATGAATCTGACTACTCCACTCCCCATTATCAAGAAGAAGCTGTTGCAAGCCGGTTTATTTCCGGGTTGCGTCGAAGACTGTTATTTCTGCTCGTCTCAATCAAATGGTTGTACAAGGTTGAAGATTGGTATTCAATGCCTGATGGATAAGCGAAAGATCATGTTTGAAAAAGTGCCTTCTGTGGAAAAATTATGTGAAGATCTAGCTCAAAACTTGAAAATTGAAGACGTGTCCGTAATTTCCAAGACTCCTATCAGAATCCCTACCAAGGCCCCCATAAGGATCACTGCTGAGCCTAGGGTAGCTCCCTTGATCATTACCAAGCCTGGTCCGATCCCGTACTCCTCCGACAAGGCTGTCCCTTGGAGCTATGGTAATGAGGTGTATATCCATGGTGTGAAACAAGAAGCCCTGAATGATAAGCCTGTCAAAATTTCCAGCCCTGACATTGACAATATTGTGGGGACCAGCAAagttacaagaagtggaagaattTTCTCTCCGGAGATCTCTCCTGGTGCCAATATCTCAACTCAGGTCCCTGTTCCCGATTCAACTGCTGATGTGCAAGGGAAAAGGCCAATGCTGGAGCCAGTTCAGACACCGGTAGAAGCTACTACTGAAGAAGTCTCTCAGAAGGAAATGGATGAAATTCTGAAGATCATCCGGAAGAGTGATTACGATGTGATTGAACAGTTGGGGCACACTTCCTCCAAGATATCCATGCTATCATTGTTAACTTGTTCTGAGGCCCATGCTAAGGCTTTGATGAAGTTTCTAAAAGCGGCGCAcgtaccacaagagatttctgttaATCAATTTGAGAACTGTGTTGCAAGTTTGACAACGAACAACTACCtagggttttctgatgctgatctgacTCCTGCTGGAAAGAGTCATAACAAAGCCTTGCACATCTCCATTGAGTGTAAGGGTACTACTTTGTCCCATGTGCTGGTGGATAATGGCTCCTCGCTGAATGTATTGCCTAAATTGGTGCTGGATAGACTTGATTCTGAAGGGATAGTGCTAATGCCCAGTAATGTGGTGGTAAAGGCTTTCGATGGGTCGAAGAGTACAGTCTATGGAGAGGttgagctcccaatcagagtgggttctcaaactTTCAACTccttgttctatgtgatggatatcCACCCCGCCTATTCTTGCTTGCTCGGGCGTCCGTGGATACATGGGGCAGGTGCTGTGACATCTACTTTGCATCAGAAGCTGAAGTACCTTGCAAATGGCAAGATCGTCACTGTGCATggggaagaagagtatgtggttagTTGTGTGAATGAGTACAAGTATATCGAAGTGAACGGCGAATTCATCGAGACTCCTTGCCAGACTTTTGAATTGGTTCCTCAAGTTGTCTCTACCGCCAAGCACACTCCTACTGTTCCTAAAGTTACCCGGATCCCTtcaacaatggcttctctgaagGATGCTAAGGCTGTAgttgaagaaggtggttgtacTGTTTGGGGCCAACTCATTGATGTCCCGTATAAATCTGACAAACTTGGTTTAGGTTGTACTGCTGGAACTCAGAAGAATAATCATCACACCCGGCTTGGAGGATTAATGTCTCATTTCGTCAGCAAAGGAGTCAATGCCTTGGAAGATGGGGAGAACAACTGCAATCTAGACAAGTGGATCTTCCCGACACCTGATCATGGGCTGAACAACTGGAAGACCGAAGATGTTATCTCTATCTCCTTCAACCAGGAGTAATTgcaatttttccttttttttttattgttttctagtccAAGTTTCGGTTATGTAATTCAAACAATAAATTTCAAAGCCATATGCCTTGCCCGAGGCATAGTtggtccatttgt
The Vicia villosa cultivar HV-30 ecotype Madison, WI linkage group LG6, Vvil1.0, whole genome shotgun sequence genome window above contains:
- the LOC131614363 gene encoding uncharacterized protein LOC131614363, with the protein product METRNTIRVNFVKVPSELKELVSKVPGNSRFSERHGHLLDLVTSGFEEEMMSVLFQFFDPEHHCFTFPDYQLVPTMEEFSETLQIPIGNQLPFTGLEKSPKPEAIAAALHLRKSEIEKNWETRSGVEGFLAKFLIDKARSFSKSMSYHAFEDILALLIYGLVLFPNPDQFIDVHAIKIFLTHNPVPTLLGDILHSLHTRTMKKRGTLMCCIPLLSRWFISHLPRSVMRNDQGQKWHRRIMSLSHSDIRWCSLSKENVVIIDRCGRYPNVPLLGIRGAEKMNPLEQSVKDLQAQNAEFQALILSLAKGQEELKTLLTKSEKKTKKPVGVFNMGRRFRGPLKKVKEVDIPEETEQDDNVSGKADQKSNGSVKQDEDEEEYYDDEEYPEDKYRQLEERMKAVETQKIPGLDFEELGLISGVVIPPKFKTPIFAKYDGVSCPKLHLKSYVRKIQPHTADKMLWIHLFQESLTGTQLEWYYQLEGTNIRTWEDLAVAFYTQYQYNSDLAPTRTQLQSMSMGPKESFKDYLLGSSSAGFTDLILTGERVESGIRSGKIQVATSSGVTKKPYSGKTEANAVHSQRGRNRNDSSHSVGAVLISTPTPRQEQQQGYQRRQDAPRRKFTKINMPLSQALQYLLKAGLITVRDPPKTTNTASPGYNPNAKCAYHSDSPGHDANSCWALKNKIQDMIDAGEIEFDPPETPNVITAPMPKHDKAVNAVDQESYVTNVMNLTTPLPIIKKKLLQAGLFPGCVEDCYFCSSQSNGCTRLKIGIQCLMDKRKIMFEKVPSVEKLCEDLAQNLKIEDVSVISKTPIRIPTKAPIRITAEPRVAPLIITKPGPIPYSSDKAVPWSYGNEVYIHGVKQEALNDKPVKISSPDIDNIVGTSKVTRSGRIFSPEISPGANISTQVPVPDSTADVQGKRPMLEPVQTPVEATTEEVSQKEMDEILKIIRKSDYDVIEQLGHTSSKISMLSLLTCSEAHAKALMKFLKAAHVPQEISVNQFENCVASLTTNNYLGFSDADLTPAGKSHNKALHISIECKGTTLSHVLVDNGSSLNVLPKLVLDRLDSEGIVLMPSNVVVKAFDGSKSTVYGEVELPIRVGSQTFNSLFYVMDIHPAYSCLLGRPWIHGAGAVTSTLHQKLKYLANGKIVTVHGEEEYVVSCVNEYKYIEVNGEFIETPCQTFELVPQVVSTAKHTPTVPKVTRIPSTMASLKDAKAVVEEGGCTVWGQLIDVPYKSDKLGLGCTAGTQKNNHHTRLGGLMSHFVSKGVNALEDGENNCNLDKWIFPTPDHGLNNWKTEDVISISFNQE